Proteins encoded together in one Palaemon carinicauda isolate YSFRI2023 chromosome 45, ASM3689809v2, whole genome shotgun sequence window:
- the LOC137634995 gene encoding apolipoprotein D-like, producing the protein MIASKERVLLLLGFVATSCFRLGEGAFGIPEFLELGQCYNATLKDGFDPVKYQGVWFTIQSVPNEYENSKSCNTMNYTWHDDRILSVGRGLSEEGKKIKQVSEIMEEFELREPPHPAYMTVIAAGVPESPYEIVSTDYVTYSCIHSCLEYFGFKAEFFWVLGRTPHISQDSVAHCHQALTEFGANTSKLVDVVQGEPCPYMKKLDTIFEKNRNLLISLGVMDENAPPYSFQPPSAVDYETVNEVEMEAEETEEEEEKVRVEEAVVTEVEPEEEEEEERKVMVVTTMADIPINFPGQDEETIIEDSVDETLPEPELNNSSAPCKTSNIAIPLFILVAVLLPAIPR; encoded by the exons ATGATTGCAAGCAAAGAACGCGTCCTCCTCCTCTTGGGCTTCGTGGCCACTTCCTGCTTTCGACTCGGCGAAGGCGCTTTCGGAATCCCCGAATTCCTCGAACTGGGCCAATGCTACAACGCTACTCTAAAAGACGGCTTCGACCCGGTCAAG TACCAAGGAGTGTGGTTCACCATCCAGAGTGTTCCGAATGAATATGAGAACTCAAAGAGTTGCAATACGATGAATTACACATGGCATG ACGATCGAATATTATCCGTTGGAAGAGGCCTAAGTGAAGAAGGTAAGAAGATCAAACAGGTTTCTGAAATAATGGAAGAATTTGAACTTCGTGAGCCTCCACATCCGGCTTACATGACAGTCATAGCAGCTGGAGTTCCTGAATCGCCCTATGAG ATTGTGTCTACAGATTACGTCACATACTCGTGCATTCACTCATGCCTCGAGTATTTTGGCTTCAAGGCCGAGTTCTTCTGGGTGCTTGGAAGGACTCCCCACATCTCGCAGGATTCCGTGGCGCATTGTCACCAAGCCCTGACGGAATTTGGCGCAAACACGAGCAAACTCGTCGACGTTGTACAGGGAGAG CCCTGCCCCTACATGAAAAAATTAGACACCATATTCGAGAAAAATCGAAACTTGTTGATCAGTTTGGGAGTGATGGACGAGAACGCTCCACCCTATTCCTTTCAACCTCCATCTGCAGTCGACTACGAGACTGTGAACGAAGTAGAGATGGAAGCAGAAGAAacagaggaagaagaggaaaaggtACGAGTGGAGGAGGCTGTCGTAACTGAAGTAgaaccagaagaagaagaagaagaagagagaaaagtgaTGGTG GTGACAACCATGGCAGACATTCCTATCAATTTCCCGGGACAGGATG aggaaACTATCATTGAGGACTCGGTGGACGAAACTCTGCCTGAACCGGAACTGAACAACAGCTCAGCGCCTTGCAAGACCAGCAACATTGCCATACCACTGTTCATCCTCGTGGCCGTTCTATTGCCGGCAATACCACGGTAA